AAAACTAATTTATCAAGGAAAAGATATCACAAATTTACGACCTGATCAAGTGGTTAAAATGGGTATCGCCCAAAGTCCTGAAGGTCGGAGAATTCTATCTCGACAAACCATATTAACCAATTTAGAATTAGGAGCTTATAGCCGCAGCGATCGCTTAGGAATTAAAACGGATATTGAAAAACAATTTATCACCTTTCCCCGGTTAGCTGAACGAAAACATCAATTAGCAGGAACCCTTAGTGGTGGAGAACAACAAATGTTAGCGATCGCCCGTGCGGTGATGAGTCGTCCTCAGTTATTATTATTAGATGAACCCAGTTTAGGATTAGCCCCCCAAATTGTTAGAGAAATCTTCTCAGTTATTCGTCAACTGAATCAATCCGGTGTTACGATTTTATTAGTCGAACAAAATGCCAATTTAGCCTTAGAAATTGCAGATCGAGGTTATGTTTTAGAAGCGGGTTGTTTAACGTTAACTGGAAAAGCTTCTGAGTTATTAACCGATGAACGAGTTAAACAAGCTTATTTAGGTTAAAAATAAAATTTATACAAACTCTTTGTAGGATGGGCTATGCCCATCATCAACCCCTAATAAAAGCCATTAAGCTGTTACGCACTTAAATTTTAGATCTTAGCGAGCGGGGACGCTCGCACTGCAATAATTCCACGATTTCGTACTATACACTTTAGGCGCTGAACAGCTTACCATCCCATAGATATATTATGCTTAATTTAGGAGGTAGGTGATGGGCATAGCCCATCCTACAGAGTTAATATCAAATTAAATTGTAAATGCTGGTCAACGTCCCCTCATTCCCCTTAATAGTTAAATTCTTATTGAGGATGAACACTTCCATCCGGTAAAATCGCCCCTTGTAATTTAGCTCCTGTTAATTTTACCATAATTTTATCCCCTATTCCTACTTTTGCCCCCGTTAAATTGGCACATCTTAAATCAGCCCCACTTAAATCAGCCCCAATTAAATTAGCTTCTTGTAAATTTGCATAGGTTAAATTAGCTTGTAAAAAATTAGCTCGAAATAAATTAGCTTTATATAAACAAGCACCACTCAAGTTAACTTTATGTAAAAACGCATCACTTAAATCAGCTTCACTTAAGTCCGCACCGCTTAAATTTCGGCTGGAAAAATCCCGTTCTTTTAAATCTTTCCCTTTAAAACTTAATCCACTTAATTCTGTGGGTTTAGGGGGAGGTGGTGGTGGAGAAGGTGGTGTTTGCGGTTGAGAATTAACAGAAGTTGGAGAACGCTGAAAAGTTGCATTTTCAGGAGTTTTTACACGGCTTTGATAGGTCGAAGATTGATAGGAAGAAGACGGGCGTTGATGGGTGTTGGAAGTCGAATGTCCTGATCCATTGGAGGACGATTTAGGATAAGCTTCTGAACGCTGAACTGTTGATGAGCGTTGAGTTGAATTCGATGAAGAACGACGCAATAAAGAACGTAATTTATCCCGTGCTTGGTTAATTTCTTTAAGTTTTTCCTCAGCGATTTTTCTTAATCGTTGATTCTCTTCAGGAATGCGATCGGGATGCCAAATAAATGCCAAGTCTTTATAAGCTTGATCCACCAATTCTAAGGAGGCACCAGGCTTAAGATCTAACACTTTATAGTAGTAATTCAATTCACCCGGAGTTATCATGGCAGGAGTCCGCAATTAAGAATTTAGCAGTTATAATTAAGAATTAGAAAAAATTTCTCAATTCTTAATTTTGATCCTAGTTTTTAAATCAACATCGGATCTAGGAGAGATAGAAACTGGCAATCTATATTAGTGCTACAGCTTAACATAGTTATCTCTACCTTGGGGTTTTTTATCGGCGAAATGGGTTTAAAACCCGGTGCTTTGAAGATCGGCTTCATATTAAGTTGTCTATTGACGCCTAAGTGATGCTACCATTTTCGACAACACCGAGCTACCCTATACAATAACATCAGTGGTCTGTAAAGCTATTGGTTCAGCCTGGGCCAGTGCTAGTCCATATTTAGCAGCAGGAGTTCTAAAAACCTTACCTCAACTTGTGCCGATTGTTTAAACCTTTTACAGAAGAACCCTTCTAACCAATTAACAATGAGCAGTACCCTCACCTTAAACCTTTAACAATTCACAATTCAGGAGAATTATGCCAATAGTATTTAAGAACATACAATTCAAAGAAGATGAAAGTGAAGACCATATAGGAGCAGGCATTTACATTCTAGGGTTACGAGGAAGTATGATCCATAAAGGATATGCTGGAATCTTCGATAGGAATAAGATAAGAACTTTCATCATTGAGTTTGCTAAAGAAATACTTAATGATCCTAATGAATCTCTGAATGAATCTCTAGCAGACTATGAATATTTATGGGCATTTCATATTAATGATGATCGTGAAATTGCCCTGATGTTTGATTTAATAGATATTGATAACCCGATAGAAATTTTTGATAAAACTATTCAGAAAACTATCTGGGATTCAGTGAAGCCATCAGAGGAACCTTTTTAGTTCTTTTTACTTTTTAGTTCTTTACATTTACTTTGAGGAGACGAAGTTATGCCGACAGATTTTGAGAATATAGTGCTACGAGAAGATGGGAGCGAAGGTGAGATAACAACAATCTCGACTTTCAAAGTTTGGGATTGCATAACTCAGAGGTATTCATCTGCACCACCAGTAGTTCTCCGTAATACAATGTTAGGGGCTCTATATCCTGATAAGAAGTTTATTATTGGGGAAATTCCTAAAACAGCTAAAGACTCAAGATTATTAGACGCATTTAAAGTTCCAGGGGTTCAAGACCCCTATTTTTTAGATTTAGCATCTAATTCAAGAACCCCTGGAAGGTTTTTATTTACTCCGAAAAGGACAATTGGGAAACATTATTTTGAAGAAGATTGGAAACGAATTGTTTATGGTTCGATATTACATACTGAATGCAATCGAATGTTTTATCGGGAGATGAAATACATTGTTGTTGATGATGAACGTCAAGATCGGGATGGGAATGCCCAAGATGATGGAGTAAATGGTGTTCATTGGAACTCTGGAGATTGTCATGCAAAAATGTCTAAAAGTCTTTTATACCTGTTAGAAGCTATTGAGACTGACCCTGGGAATCCAATTGATATTGATCCAAATAATCCTGATCATCCAATAACAGTTCAATTCTGTGCTGCATTATTTCAAAAATGGGTGGCAAAAGGAACCGCTTCCTATCATCCTAAATTTGAATTAGATAAACGTTTTACTGATTATGATTTAGTTATTCCTCTCTCTTGTTTTAAAGGTAATAAACCCGCACTCGGTAATCATACAGGTAAAGTTCTAATTGGTGTAGTTAATGAGGCTGAAGAACGGCGTGCCAAAGCAGGTTGGATGTTATGGCAATGGTTTACTTTTGAAACCCTAGAAAAAGATGGAATCATTAGTAAACTCCATGAGAAATGTCAGAAACTAAGTTCAGCACTTGATGACATCCATAAATTAGCTGATGTTCTGCGAATTGATCTTGATGAAGCCGAACAAGAATTAGCTGATCTTGACGATAATCCCGATGCAGAAGTAGCTTATGTTGATTCGGTTCTCAAGATAATTAAAGCTGATAAAGCTGGGGTTTTAATATTGCATCCTTATGTTCTTCTCAAGATTAAATTTAGACTGAGAGAGATGTGGAAAAACCTGGCTAAATCAGCCGGAGTCCGATTCTATTCTGTTATGTGTACTTCTGATACCTACCTGGAAAAATATCAACAAGCTGATGGCAATGATTTTGTTTATCAACCCAAAACTTTCTGTTCACCAAGTTTTAAAGAAGGCTCTTATATTGTATTTGGTAATTCGATGCGACATTGGGGAAATGTTCAACTTTGGAATAATGTTTATGAAGGTAACTTCAAAAATACTAAAGGAATCCTCGCCGCAACTCGTGAACTTTTATTGAGTCTTGGGAGGGATTCCAACGGCGATTATATTCAATTAATAAATAGTCAAAGATATCCATCCATTACTGCTGCTTTATATGATATGGATAGCCCTCCAAAAGTTAAGAAATTTCCTAAAGTTGCATTCAAAGGAAATCTTCAACAAATTGCCGTTAATTCAATGAATAATCTAGCTGGTCTTGTTGCTAGTTTGATGGGACGAGCTAGAGCTATTGGTGTTGAGTTAATTGTTCTCAATATTCCCGGTGAAGGTGAGATGAGAATAATTGATTTCCTCTCTCAAGAACTCCAAATTGCTGTTGATAGTTTGAAATCCGCTTATCCTAATAATCAAAAAGGGCTTGCTGTTGTTCGGGAATTTCTTGATAAATCTGGTGCTGATATTCAGTGGCTTAAAGACCTTAAATCTGATGATTGTTACTATACTCGTCCCTGTCAAGTCAATCCCAATTTAACTGATACTGTTACTCGGATTATTCAATTAGTTAACTCCTACTATAGACAACCAAATCTCCAGGAAGATACCGTTCCTAAAGATTATCGATTTACTCTATTTTCTGATGTTTATACTGACGAGATTCAAGAAGCTATTGCAAAACGAGAACGAGATGCTTATCGGATTGAAATGGGAGATGCAATAGCTTATAAATCTCAAACTGAAGATGATAGATTAATTAAGGAAGTTACGGACAAATTTAAAGCTCAAACAGAAGTTATTTTAAGGGAAACCCTCAATCCTTTCAGGAAACCTTACCCGCCAAGAACTTGGGCGGCGGCTTATTGGAGAAGCAATCATTTAGCACAATCGGGAACTGCCTCTTTGGTCTTTTTACTATTTTGTGATGAAATTATTAGCGAACTGAAGTCAAAGAGCAGTAAGAAAGTCGGGCTAATGTGGATTTTTGCAGTTCAATACACCGCTTTTGCTCGTCCTCAATCTAATGCTTGGAAAGGAGAAGAATTAACAGTTAGAAGTACGTTCAGAACCGTTAATGGAAAAGAAAGACCTAGCATAGAAGGTAAATTCGACGGTCAGCCAGGATTCATTGACATGGGGCTAATCCCAGAAAAAGATATTGCTCTCTTTCCTAGTGGCTGGACAAACAGAGTTAAAATCTTTGCCAAAACTTATGAGAACGATAGATATCCCCGCAAAATGTCACCTAACGATGTTTGTACCAGTCTCTATTTATTTTCCGTTGATATGGATCAACAAGATATTGATGATTTTATGACTGACCATTGGCAATCAAGCTCTCGTTTTAATCCTCTTCCTTGACCATTCCCTTGATGACTAACTTGACCAATTAGATAAATACAATTACAATCAAATTACAAACGAGTTACATTACATTCTAATGGATACAACATACATTGAGAAAACAACTGGATTTTCTGAACAAACCGTTAATTCAGTAATTGACGGTTTGATTAAGTTTATTCAATTGGAATTACGGGCAGGGAA
The Planktothrix sp. FACHB-1365 DNA segment above includes these coding regions:
- a CDS encoding ABC transporter ATP-binding protein, whose protein sequence is MLELVNVSVNYGSIQALKDINIVVNQGEIVTLIGANGAGKTTTLKTISRLINLRQGKLIYQGKDITNLRPDQVVKMGIAQSPEGRRILSRQTILTNLELGAYSRSDRLGIKTDIEKQFITFPRLAERKHQLAGTLSGGEQQMLAIARAVMSRPQLLLLDEPSLGLAPQIVREIFSVIRQLNQSGVTILLVEQNANLALEIADRGYVLEAGCLTLTGKASELLTDERVKQAYLG
- a CDS encoding pentapeptide repeat-containing protein, giving the protein MITPGELNYYYKVLDLKPGASLELVDQAYKDLAFIWHPDRIPEENQRLRKIAEEKLKEINQARDKLRSLLRRSSSNSTQRSSTVQRSEAYPKSSSNGSGHSTSNTHQRPSSSYQSSTYQSRVKTPENATFQRSPTSVNSQPQTPPSPPPPPPKPTELSGLSFKGKDLKERDFSSRNLSGADLSEADLSDAFLHKVNLSGACLYKANLFRANFLQANLTYANLQEANLIGADLSGADLRCANLTGAKVGIGDKIMVKLTGAKLQGAILPDGSVHPQ
- a CDS encoding HU family DNA-binding protein, translating into MDTTYIEKTTGFSEQTVNSVIDGLIKFIQLELRAGNEVKVSEFGVFFPQEFS